A window of Citrus sinensis cultivar Valencia sweet orange chromosome 7, DVS_A1.0, whole genome shotgun sequence contains these coding sequences:
- the LOC102628498 gene encoding protein WHAT'S THIS FACTOR 1 homolog, chloroplastic has protein sequence MTQSLSVSSQNDTFFRCSFFSSTPALIHRNSYSFHQASKKSRNISISVTCASPKIVRSPSLDKHIVTHNRTRFVQKLKTLLLSKPKHYIPIHILSKCRSYLSLPKPKSIRSMIHRYPMIFEVFAVPMPPTPLNATKSGYQQCVRLTPAAAALAAQEISLKSAISNTLADKLQKLLMLSSHRRLLLSKLVHLASDLGLLPNFRSRLCNDYPDKFKMVDTSYGRALELVSWDPQLAVPMPCAETKSLGLIVDRPLKFRHLKLRKGLNLKRRHRNFLIKFGELPDVCPYNTSSEEFPKESLQAEKRACALVREVLGMMVEKRTLIDHLTHFRKDFGLSNNLRAMILRHPELFYVSPKGIRNSVQLVEEFDEKGVLLKRDETLLIKEKLMELVREGKKMRRERRKQSIFGNCIDECCSDGGHDEVDELDNNDDDGFENLFESADSDLDYHFDDDGSFELGDHWENGELWTASSVLTNKDGQCITPW, from the coding sequence ATGACACAGTCTCTCTCTGTTTCTTCTCAAAATGATACTTTTTTCCGCTGCAGCTTCTTCTCATCAACTCCTGCTCTGATACACAGAAACAGTTACAGCTTTCATCAAGCTAGTAAGAAGTCGAGAAATATCTCTATTTCAGTTACATGTGCATCTCCGAAAATTGTACGAAGTCCTTCACTTGACAAGCACATAGTGACCCATAACAGAACCCGTTTTGTGCAAAAGTTGAAAACATTATTACTTTCCAAGCCAAAACACTATATCCCAATACACATTCTTTCTAAATGCAGGTCGTATCTTTCGCTCCCCAAGCCTAAGTCGATACGGTCAATGATCCATCGTTATCCTATGATATTCGAAGTTTTTGCAGTTCCCATGCCACCCACGCCGTTGAATGCAACTAAATCAGGCTATCAACAGTGTGTCCGTTTGACCCCGGCTGCAGCAGCTCTTGCTGCTCAGGAAATAAGTCTCAAATCAGCCATCTCGAATACTTTGGCGGATAAGCTCCAGAAACTTCTCATGCTCTCTTCTCATCGCCGGCTGCTGCTTTCGAAGCTGGTTCATCTTGCTTCTGATCTTGGCCTGCTGCCTAATTTCCGTTCCCGCCTCTGCAATGACTATCCGGACAAATTCAAGATGGTCGACACCTCGTACGGCCGAGCTCTTGAACTTGTGTCATGGGACCCTCAGTTGGCGGTTCCTATGCCTTGTGCTGAAACGAAATCACTTGGATTGATTGTTGACAGGCCTCTAAAGTTCAGGCACTTGAAACTCCGAAAGGGATTGAATTTGAAGAGACGTCATCGGAACTTTTTGATAAAGTTTGGCGAGCTGCCTGATGTGTGTCCTTACAACACCTCTTCTGAAGAATTTCCTAAAGAGTCCCTTCAAGCGGAGAAGAGAGCTTGTGCATTGGTGAGAGAGGTGTTAGGGATGATGGTGGAAAAGCGAACTTTGATAGACCATTTGACTCATTTTAGGAAGGATTTCGGGCTATCAAACAATTTGAGGGCGATGATACTGAGACACCCAGAGTTATTTTATGTCAGTCCAAAAGGCATAAGAAACTCTGTGCAGTTGGTGGAAGAATTTGATGAAAAGGGCGTGCTTTTAAAGAGAGACGAAACTCTGTTGATTAAAGAAAAGTTGATGGAGTTGGTTAGGGAGGGGAAAAAGATGAGACGAGAGAGGAGAAAGCAGAGCATTTTTGGAAATTGTATTGATGAATGTTGTAGTGATGGTGGCCACGATGAAGTTGATGAACTcgataataatgatgatgatggttttgagaatttgtttGAGTCAGCAGATTCAGATCTTGATtatcattttgatgatgatgggaGCTTCGAGTTGGGGGATCATTGGGAGAATGGGGAATTATGGACTGCTTCCTCTGTCCTCACCAACAAAGATGGACAATGTATAACACCTTGGTAA
- the LOC102627620 gene encoding uncharacterized protein LOC102627620 isoform X1: MSSITCNRHPLPNLHAPRRRTPFSPQTHFPLPRVGFTIFPGLKSYNQRLAFNSGVVEVHASAWDEKPYEILLTGKISYLDEQDVVTFLDPPKELIPLDPISYNPAAYLWKKIEDIPEERRLRLLRLLNPRLISRAWEIAGTRYDDPKFAKKIASNVLRKEDGQMPLEFYNCRTSGGPWPIAWMNFFKKAIFCSDDGSTYGRFISGSIVGQLVNSFSPLYFVVNQLKEVMSTEQPCDLAYEFGDGLFSLHQYPQGFPRPVKHPYPFDDQVVIYIRHVGPGVLVGQAWQEGKELEQLPQKLCGEILMVKDHSAS; this comes from the exons ATGAGCTCAATCACTTGCAACCGTCATCCGCTTCCAAATCTGCACGCGCCGCGGCGACGGACGCCCTTTTCGCCCCAAACTCACTTTCCCCTGCCACGTGTTGGGTTCACAATTTTCCCAG GTTTGAAATCATATAATCAGAGACTTGCATTCAACTCTGGTGTTGTAGAAGTGCATGCATCAGCTTGGGATGAAAAACCCTACGAAATTCTACTCACTGGTAAAATAAGTTACCTGGACGAACAAGATGTAGTCACATTTCTTGATCCTCCAAAGGAGTTGATTCCTCTAGACCCTATTTCTTATAATCCTGCCGCTTATCTTTG GAAAAAGATTGAAGACATTCCGGAAGAAAGGCGACTTCGGTTGCTACGACTGCTAAACCCTAG ACTTATTTCAAGGGCTTGGGAGATAGCTGGTACACGATATGATGATCCTAAATTTGCAAAGAAGATTGCATCAAATGTGCTACGTAAGGAAGATGGTCAAATGCCACTCGAGTTTTACAATTGCCGAACAAGTGGAG GTCCATGGCCTATTGCTTGGATGAATTTCTTTAAGAAG GCAATATTTTGTAGTGATGATGGGAGTACTTATGGTCGATTTATCA GTGGATCCATTGTGGGTCAATTGGTGAATTCCTTCAGCCCACTGTACTTTGTGGTCAATCAACTCAAGGAAGTAATGTCAACAGAACAGCCATGTGATTTGGCTTATGAATTTGGTGATGGATTATTTAGTCTCCATCAATACCCACAAGGCTTTCCAAGACCAG TAAAGCATCCTTATCCTTTCGACGACCAAGTTGTGATCTATATACGTCATGTTGGGCCAGGAGTTTTAGTAGGGCAAGCATGGCAAGAAGGGAAAGAACTAGAACAACTGCCTCAAAAATTATGTGGAGAGATTTTAATGGTGAAAGATCATTCTGCATCCTGA
- the LOC102627620 gene encoding uncharacterized protein LOC102627620 isoform X2, producing the protein MSSITCNRHPLPNLHAPRRRTPFSPQTHFPLPRVGFTIFPEVHASAWDEKPYEILLTGKISYLDEQDVVTFLDPPKELIPLDPISYNPAAYLWKKIEDIPEERRLRLLRLLNPRLISRAWEIAGTRYDDPKFAKKIASNVLRKEDGQMPLEFYNCRTSGGPWPIAWMNFFKKAIFCSDDGSTYGRFISGSIVGQLVNSFSPLYFVVNQLKEVMSTEQPCDLAYEFGDGLFSLHQYPQGFPRPVKHPYPFDDQVVIYIRHVGPGVLVGQAWQEGKELEQLPQKLCGEILMVKDHSAS; encoded by the exons ATGAGCTCAATCACTTGCAACCGTCATCCGCTTCCAAATCTGCACGCGCCGCGGCGACGGACGCCCTTTTCGCCCCAAACTCACTTTCCCCTGCCACGTGTTGGGTTCACAATTTTCCCAG AAGTGCATGCATCAGCTTGGGATGAAAAACCCTACGAAATTCTACTCACTGGTAAAATAAGTTACCTGGACGAACAAGATGTAGTCACATTTCTTGATCCTCCAAAGGAGTTGATTCCTCTAGACCCTATTTCTTATAATCCTGCCGCTTATCTTTG GAAAAAGATTGAAGACATTCCGGAAGAAAGGCGACTTCGGTTGCTACGACTGCTAAACCCTAG ACTTATTTCAAGGGCTTGGGAGATAGCTGGTACACGATATGATGATCCTAAATTTGCAAAGAAGATTGCATCAAATGTGCTACGTAAGGAAGATGGTCAAATGCCACTCGAGTTTTACAATTGCCGAACAAGTGGAG GTCCATGGCCTATTGCTTGGATGAATTTCTTTAAGAAG GCAATATTTTGTAGTGATGATGGGAGTACTTATGGTCGATTTATCA GTGGATCCATTGTGGGTCAATTGGTGAATTCCTTCAGCCCACTGTACTTTGTGGTCAATCAACTCAAGGAAGTAATGTCAACAGAACAGCCATGTGATTTGGCTTATGAATTTGGTGATGGATTATTTAGTCTCCATCAATACCCACAAGGCTTTCCAAGACCAG TAAAGCATCCTTATCCTTTCGACGACCAAGTTGTGATCTATATACGTCATGTTGGGCCAGGAGTTTTAGTAGGGCAAGCATGGCAAGAAGGGAAAGAACTAGAACAACTGCCTCAAAAATTATGTGGAGAGATTTTAATGGTGAAAGATCATTCTGCATCCTGA
- the LOC102627620 gene encoding uncharacterized protein LOC102627620 isoform X4 — protein sequence MSSITCNRHPLPNLHAPRRRTPFSPQTHFPLPRVGFTIFPGLKSYNQRLAFNSGVVEVHASAWDEKPYEILLTGKISYLDEQDVVTFLDPPKELIPLDPISYNPAAYLWKKIEDIPEERRLRLLRLLNPRLISRAWEIAGTRYDDPKFAKKIASNVLRKEDGQMPLEFYNCRTSGGPWPIAWMNFFKKAIFCSDDGSTYGRFISGSIVGQLVNSFSPLYFVVNQLKEVMSTEQPCDLAYEFGDGLFSLHQYPQGFPRPATERCNHYDQCGRLLYLLQ from the exons ATGAGCTCAATCACTTGCAACCGTCATCCGCTTCCAAATCTGCACGCGCCGCGGCGACGGACGCCCTTTTCGCCCCAAACTCACTTTCCCCTGCCACGTGTTGGGTTCACAATTTTCCCAG GTTTGAAATCATATAATCAGAGACTTGCATTCAACTCTGGTGTTGTAGAAGTGCATGCATCAGCTTGGGATGAAAAACCCTACGAAATTCTACTCACTGGTAAAATAAGTTACCTGGACGAACAAGATGTAGTCACATTTCTTGATCCTCCAAAGGAGTTGATTCCTCTAGACCCTATTTCTTATAATCCTGCCGCTTATCTTTG GAAAAAGATTGAAGACATTCCGGAAGAAAGGCGACTTCGGTTGCTACGACTGCTAAACCCTAG ACTTATTTCAAGGGCTTGGGAGATAGCTGGTACACGATATGATGATCCTAAATTTGCAAAGAAGATTGCATCAAATGTGCTACGTAAGGAAGATGGTCAAATGCCACTCGAGTTTTACAATTGCCGAACAAGTGGAG GTCCATGGCCTATTGCTTGGATGAATTTCTTTAAGAAG GCAATATTTTGTAGTGATGATGGGAGTACTTATGGTCGATTTATCA GTGGATCCATTGTGGGTCAATTGGTGAATTCCTTCAGCCCACTGTACTTTGTGGTCAATCAACTCAAGGAAGTAATGTCAACAGAACAGCCATGTGATTTGGCTTATGAATTTGGTGATGGATTATTTAGTCTCCATCAATACCCACAAGGCTTTCCAAGACCAG CTACAGAAAGATGTAACCACTATGACCAATGCGGACGTCTTCTGTACCTTTTGCAGTAA
- the LOC102627620 gene encoding uncharacterized protein LOC102627620 isoform X3: MSSITCNRHPLPNLHAPRRRTPFSPQTHFPLPRVGFTIFPGLKSYNQRLAFNSGVVEVHASAWDEKPYEILLTGKISYLDEQDVVTFLDPPKELIPLDPISYNPAAYLWKKIEDIPEERRLRLLRLLNPRLISRAWEIAGTRYDDPKFAKKIASNVLRKEDGQMPLEFYNCRTSGGPWPIAWMNFFKKAIFCSDDGSTYGRFISGSIVGQLVNSFSPLYFVVNQLKEVMSTEQPCDLAYEFGDGLFSLHQYPQGFPRPARRIRKDLAIFFNLGLFLEDLQ, from the exons ATGAGCTCAATCACTTGCAACCGTCATCCGCTTCCAAATCTGCACGCGCCGCGGCGACGGACGCCCTTTTCGCCCCAAACTCACTTTCCCCTGCCACGTGTTGGGTTCACAATTTTCCCAG GTTTGAAATCATATAATCAGAGACTTGCATTCAACTCTGGTGTTGTAGAAGTGCATGCATCAGCTTGGGATGAAAAACCCTACGAAATTCTACTCACTGGTAAAATAAGTTACCTGGACGAACAAGATGTAGTCACATTTCTTGATCCTCCAAAGGAGTTGATTCCTCTAGACCCTATTTCTTATAATCCTGCCGCTTATCTTTG GAAAAAGATTGAAGACATTCCGGAAGAAAGGCGACTTCGGTTGCTACGACTGCTAAACCCTAG ACTTATTTCAAGGGCTTGGGAGATAGCTGGTACACGATATGATGATCCTAAATTTGCAAAGAAGATTGCATCAAATGTGCTACGTAAGGAAGATGGTCAAATGCCACTCGAGTTTTACAATTGCCGAACAAGTGGAG GTCCATGGCCTATTGCTTGGATGAATTTCTTTAAGAAG GCAATATTTTGTAGTGATGATGGGAGTACTTATGGTCGATTTATCA GTGGATCCATTGTGGGTCAATTGGTGAATTCCTTCAGCCCACTGTACTTTGTGGTCAATCAACTCAAGGAAGTAATGTCAACAGAACAGCCATGTGATTTGGCTTATGAATTTGGTGATGGATTATTTAGTCTCCATCAATACCCACAAGGCTTTCCAAGACCAG CTCGCAGGATAAGAAAGGACCTAGCAATTTTCTTTAACCTTGGTTTGTTTTTGGAAGATCTCCAGTGA